One segment of Caldalkalibacillus thermarum DNA contains the following:
- a CDS encoding sugar ABC transporter ATP-binding protein: MAVTVLEMKNISIEFPGVKALDNVTFTTETGKVHALIGANGAGKSTLMKVLSGAYNHYTGEIFLNGKKVTIRSPKDAQEHGIQIVYQEVDTALIPYLTVAENIMLSEIVHHMGKRQFVNWKNIYDKAEQILASMHVNVSPKKLVSELTLAQKQMVLIARSLLQQCTFLILDEPTAPLSLTETEELFRIVRDLKQKNVGVIFISHRLPELFDICDEITVMRNGQFVVREKIENTTPNKVVEYMLGQKLEEQFPKYDVAIGQTVLEVKGLYDTGKIKNINLHVKEGEIVGVAGLVGAGKTELCKALFGASKIVSGEIVLRGKKLTLKSPYDAVREGIALVPEERRKEGVLVQESVATNLSAAYLNKFSKPGGFLDFKGEKQKAQEMIHILGIKTPSTETKVQNLSGGNQQKVAIGKWLVADAQVYLFDEPTKGVDVGAKKDIFELIAALAQRGKAVIYASSELSEILGITDRIYVVYDGEVVKELETKKTNEEEILFYSTGGK; the protein is encoded by the coding sequence GCAAATGGGGCAGGTAAATCAACGCTAATGAAAGTTTTGTCAGGTGCTTACAACCATTACACAGGTGAGATTTTCCTCAATGGAAAGAAGGTCACCATCCGCTCACCCAAGGATGCTCAAGAACACGGCATTCAAATTGTGTATCAAGAGGTGGATACCGCGCTGATTCCTTACTTAACGGTGGCCGAAAACATTATGCTGAGTGAAATTGTTCATCACATGGGGAAAAGACAGTTTGTCAACTGGAAGAACATCTATGACAAAGCAGAACAAATTCTAGCAAGCATGCATGTCAACGTTTCCCCCAAAAAGTTAGTCAGTGAATTAACGCTCGCCCAAAAACAAATGGTGCTGATAGCCAGATCCCTTTTACAACAGTGCACATTTCTGATTCTTGACGAACCAACAGCACCATTAAGCCTCACTGAAACAGAAGAGCTGTTTAGAATTGTGAGGGATTTGAAGCAAAAGAATGTGGGCGTGATTTTCATTTCCCACCGTTTGCCTGAGCTGTTTGACATTTGTGATGAGATTACGGTCATGCGCAATGGCCAATTTGTCGTCAGGGAGAAAATTGAAAACACGACGCCCAACAAAGTAGTGGAATACATGTTAGGTCAAAAATTAGAAGAACAGTTTCCAAAATATGATGTTGCCATCGGCCAAACAGTTCTGGAAGTAAAAGGGCTGTATGATACAGGTAAAATTAAAAATATCAATTTGCATGTTAAAGAGGGCGAAATCGTAGGTGTGGCAGGACTTGTGGGCGCCGGAAAAACGGAGCTTTGCAAAGCCCTTTTTGGCGCGTCAAAAATCGTATCTGGAGAAATTGTACTTCGCGGAAAAAAGTTGACATTAAAGTCCCCCTATGATGCGGTGAGAGAGGGGATTGCCCTGGTGCCGGAAGAGAGGAGAAAAGAGGGGGTTTTAGTCCAAGAGTCTGTGGCCACAAATCTTTCGGCTGCTTATTTAAACAAGTTTTCCAAGCCTGGCGGGTTTTTAGATTTTAAAGGTGAAAAACAGAAGGCGCAAGAAATGATCCACATCCTCGGCATTAAAACGCCGTCTACAGAGACCAAGGTGCAAAACCTGTCTGGTGGAAATCAACAAAAGGTGGCCATTGGTAAATGGCTTGTGGCCGATGCCCAAGTCTATCTGTTTGATGAACCGACGAAAGGGGTAGATGTTGGGGCTAAAAAAGACATCTTCGAATTAATTGCAGCGTTAGCCCAACGGGGAAAAGCGGTGATCTATGCTTCCAGTGAGCTGTCAGAAATCCTGGGCATTACTGACCGGATCTACGTCGTGTATGATGGAGAAGTGGTCAAAGAGCTTGAAACAAAGAAAACAAACGAAGAAGAGATTTTATTCTATTCGACGGGGGGCAAATAG